The Etheostoma cragini isolate CJK2018 chromosome 15, CSU_Ecrag_1.0, whole genome shotgun sequence genome window below encodes:
- the LOC117958767 gene encoding germ cell-specific gene 1-like protein isoform X1 has protein sequence MSSGLASTMRLEHGRRAALAITLNFVAFAFALSAVTTSYWCEGTRKVPKPFCTGPPLKVKQWFCIRFNSSNINDSRLVQYIFESGEEKFLLRKFHTGIFFSCEQAADMNGFDCRDFSEIAPEHERGVLWLCIVAESLYLTLLFTGGALMILEQCPCFSIMNKLKLSAFAALCTALSGLCGMVAHMMFTTIFQLAVAIGPEDWRPKTWDYSWSYVLAWGSFGTCMGSAVTALNRYTKTIVEFKYKRRNIEKSLMIKQKMMELDLPEQMWDMYMNTVPADTEVQLELPVNGHKPSAGMTYVVEMDNEPEPEPQREAYC, from the exons atgtcctcaggcctggccTCGACCATGAGGCTAGAGCATGGGCGGCGGGCGGCTCTGGCGATCACCCTCAACTTTGTGGCGTTTGCTTTTGCCTTATCAGCGGTGACCACCAGCTACTGGTGTGAGGGGACCAGGAAGGTGCCCAAACCCTTCTGCACAGGCCCGCCGCTGAAGGTGAAGCAGTGGTTCTGCATCCGCTTCAACAGCTCCAACATTAACGACAGCCGGTTGGTCCAGTACATCTTTGAGAGCGGAGAGGAGAAGTTTCTTTTGAGGAAGTTCCACACTGGAATATTTTTCTCCTGTGAGCAGGCTGCCGATATGAACG GGTTTGACTGTCGAGACTTCTCAGAAATTGCACCAGAACATGAAAGAG GGGTCTTGTGGTTGTGTATCGTGGCTGAGAGTCTGTACCTCACCCTGCTCTTTACAGGCGGGGCTCTGATGATCCTGGAGCAGTGCCCTTGCTTCAGTATCATGAACAAATTGAAGCTCAGTGCCTTTGCTGCCTTGTGCACCGCCCTGTCAG GCCTTTGTGGGATGGTGGCCCACATGATGTTCACCACCATATTTCAGCTGGCTGTCGCTATAGGACCAGAAGACTGGAGGCCCAAGACCTGGGACTACAGCTGGTCTTATGT CTTAGCGTGGGGCTCTTTCGGCACCTGCATGGGCTCTGCAGTGACGGCGCTCAACAGGTACACAAAGACCATCGTCGAGTTTAAATACAAGCGGCGGAACATTGAGAAGAGCCTGATGATCAAGCAGAAGATGATGGAGCTGGACCTCCCTGAGCAGATGTGGGACATGTACATGAACACCGTGCCCGCTGACACCGAGGTCCAGCTAGAACTGCCGGTCAATGGCCACAAGCCATCGGCAGGAATGACATATGTGGTCGAAATGGACAatgaaccagaaccagaaccacaAAGAGAGGCATATTGTTAA
- the LOC117958767 gene encoding germ cell-specific gene 1-like protein isoform X2, whose amino-acid sequence MSSGLASTMRLEHGRRAALAITLNFVAFAFALSAVTTSYWCEGTRKVPKPFCTGPPLKVKQWFCIRFNSSNINDSRLVQYIFESGEEKFLLRKFHTGIFFSCEQAADMNGFDCRDFSEIAPEHERGLCGMVAHMMFTTIFQLAVAIGPEDWRPKTWDYSWSYVLAWGSFGTCMGSAVTALNRYTKTIVEFKYKRRNIEKSLMIKQKMMELDLPEQMWDMYMNTVPADTEVQLELPVNGHKPSAGMTYVVEMDNEPEPEPQREAYC is encoded by the exons atgtcctcaggcctggccTCGACCATGAGGCTAGAGCATGGGCGGCGGGCGGCTCTGGCGATCACCCTCAACTTTGTGGCGTTTGCTTTTGCCTTATCAGCGGTGACCACCAGCTACTGGTGTGAGGGGACCAGGAAGGTGCCCAAACCCTTCTGCACAGGCCCGCCGCTGAAGGTGAAGCAGTGGTTCTGCATCCGCTTCAACAGCTCCAACATTAACGACAGCCGGTTGGTCCAGTACATCTTTGAGAGCGGAGAGGAGAAGTTTCTTTTGAGGAAGTTCCACACTGGAATATTTTTCTCCTGTGAGCAGGCTGCCGATATGAACG GGTTTGACTGTCGAGACTTCTCAGAAATTGCACCAGAACATGAAAGAG GCCTTTGTGGGATGGTGGCCCACATGATGTTCACCACCATATTTCAGCTGGCTGTCGCTATAGGACCAGAAGACTGGAGGCCCAAGACCTGGGACTACAGCTGGTCTTATGT CTTAGCGTGGGGCTCTTTCGGCACCTGCATGGGCTCTGCAGTGACGGCGCTCAACAGGTACACAAAGACCATCGTCGAGTTTAAATACAAGCGGCGGAACATTGAGAAGAGCCTGATGATCAAGCAGAAGATGATGGAGCTGGACCTCCCTGAGCAGATGTGGGACATGTACATGAACACCGTGCCCGCTGACACCGAGGTCCAGCTAGAACTGCCGGTCAATGGCCACAAGCCATCGGCAGGAATGACATATGTGGTCGAAATGGACAatgaaccagaaccagaaccacaAAGAGAGGCATATTGTTAA
- the rcvrna gene encoding recoverin a, whose translation MGNNKSSALSKELLQELKSNTNYSESELCTWYQSFLKECPSGKISKQQFEGIYASFFPNADPTTYARHVFRSFDTNADGTLDFKEYIVALHLTSGGKTMQKLEWAFALYDVDGNGTISKNEILEIVKSIFNMIPPEDQKNLPEDENMPEKRAEKLWEFFGKKEDDKISEGEFIQGVMDNQDILRLIQYDEPQKIKDKLKEKKN comes from the exons ATGGGTAATAATAAGAGCAGCGCTTTGTCAAAAGAACTCCTGCAGGAGCTGAAATCCAACACAAATTATTCAGAGTCCGAGCTCTGCACCTGGTACCAGTCCTTCCTGAAGGAGTGTCCCAGCGGGAAGATCAGCAAGCAGCAGTTTGAAGGCATCTATGCCAGCTTCTTCCCAAACGCAGACCCAACAACATACGCACGGCACGTGTTCAGGAGTTTTGACACCAACGCAGATGGCACTTTGGACTTTAAGGAATACATCGTCGCTCTGCACCTCACATCCGGGGGAAAGACTATGCAGAAGCTGGAGTGGGCCTTTGCCCTGTACGACGTGGACGGGAATGGAACCATCAGCAAAAATGAAATCCTAGAGATTGTTAAG TCAATATTCAACATGATTCCTCCTGAAGACCAAAAGAACCTCCCAGAAGATGAAAACATGCCGGAGAAGAGGGCGGAAAAACTCTGGGAATTCTTCGGGAAGAAGGAAGACG ATAAAATCTCAGAGGGAGAATTCATTCAGGGTGTGATGGACAACCAGGACATCCTGCGGTTGATACAATACGATGAGCCTCAGAAAATCAAAGACAagctgaaagagaagaaaaactaa